The Actinomycetes bacterium genome includes a region encoding these proteins:
- the dcd gene encoding dCTP deaminase, translating into MLLSDRDIRAELDSGKVGLAPYDPSMIQPSSVDVRLDRYFRVFENHRYPHIDPAVEQPDLTRLVEPDTDEPFILHPGEFVLASTYEIVTLPDDIAGRLEGKSSLGRLGLLTHSTAGFIDPGFSGHVTLELSNVATLPIKLWPGMKIGQLCLFQLSSPAEHPYGSAVYGSRYQGQRGPTPSRSFQNFHRTQV; encoded by the coding sequence GTGCTGCTCTCCGACCGCGACATCCGCGCCGAGCTCGATTCCGGAAAGGTCGGGCTGGCCCCGTACGACCCCTCGATGATCCAGCCGTCGTCGGTCGACGTCCGGCTGGACCGCTACTTCCGGGTGTTCGAGAACCACCGGTACCCGCACATCGACCCGGCGGTCGAGCAGCCGGACCTGACCCGGCTGGTCGAGCCGGACACCGACGAGCCGTTCATCCTGCACCCGGGGGAGTTCGTGCTGGCCTCGACCTACGAGATCGTGACCCTGCCGGACGACATCGCCGGCCGGCTCGAGGGCAAGTCCTCACTCGGGCGGCTCGGGCTGCTCACCCACTCGACGGCCGGCTTCATCGACCCGGGCTTCAGCGGGCACGTGACCCTCGAGCTGTCCAACGTGGCCACCCTGCCGATCAAGCTGTGGCCCGGCATGAAGATCGGCCAGCTGTGCCTGTTCCAGCTGTCCTCGCCGGCCGAGCACCCGTACGGCTCAGCGGTCTACGGCTCCCGCTACCAGGGCCAGCGCGGACCGACGCCGTCCCGGTCCTTCCAGAACTTCCACCGCACCCAGGTCTGA